AGCCCTATCTTCGGTCCACCGCCCCTTGCGAGACGAGGGACCAGATGCCGCATCCCGATTCCCGATGAGGGTGGTTGGGAGCGTGTTTTGGCGTGACGCCCAGTCAGGCATGCGCCATGTACTTCTGCGTAGTCACAACATTGGCGCAAAGACCAATTGCAGCCAAGAAGCGAAGCAACTTACGAACAAAAAATTTTATGAATGATCCACAAAGGGACAAAAAACAAATGCAACTGAGGATTTAGGTGAACTAGTTGAAGGATGTTTCTCGTGAACTATGTGGAACTGGCCATGTTCGTTTTGCATTTAGTTTGCCTTGTGTATCTACTAACGACATACAACAATAACACTTCCACTTTAGTACACCCCTAATTTACATTTGCCTTGTGCATCTACTAATGACATACAACGATAACACTTCCGCTTTAATACACCCCCTAAACACATCAACTGTTGAGACCGGCTTGTACCCCTTTATAATTAAAGGCGTGATAGGGATTAAGAAATAATTAAGTCAAGTTTAACCCTATTGAAACCCGTATGACTCATTTAAATCCATGCGTAGCGTACACTTGATACCGTCGTATACATATGAATCTATTACAAAATAAAGTCTAAAAGAAACGAGCAAATCTTTGAGACCTTCAAACTCTTTCGTCTTCCATGACACAACGTTATACTTTTTTTAAGGCGGTCGTAGGAAAATAACCACAGTTTATTGCTATGGTTAGATGTTATCTTGTATCTCCTACGGTTCTCCTGTACGATCTAAGTTTATGAACTGTTGCATGAGGGGTGTTGTAACTCTAGAGCTCGTTGCTATGGTTAGATGTTATCTTATTAACTATTTTCATGTATCTGCGGATGGTTAATTACATAGATGTTGTAATCATAAATAtgttgtttgttcaagtaagaacaacgcgTTATGGGTTAGCTCATGCGTGATTCTTTTTTTAGATGGTGTTAACAAATACCTCTTCTCAACCACCGATCCCGATTCAATTGTCACTCATATTCATTCCATCTGCTAGTACTGCTACTTGGTGATCCCTCGTTAAAACCGTCACAGATTATCGATCGATCATGCATCCATCCATCCCTCGTAAATTCGTAATATGCCACCCTTACTTTGATCATTCCCTCACCATCCGGGCTGGCTATACTGCTATAGCTAGCTGgaggtttttttttcagaaaaggAGCTAGCTGGAGGTTGATTGGTCATGAACCCATCTTTAATACTAGAATCAAATCAGAGCAGAAATAGTCGTGCAATCCGATCCAATCATCCAGACACATGGTGACTGGTCACAATCCGCATTGCAAACGCTCTGAAAGCTAGCTACTTACTACTAGGACCTGAAATTTCCATGCAGATCATCACGGCTACAGGGGGTAAGAAAGGAGTAGCGAGCAAGCAGGCAGGCAGGCTAGCTCTTGCTGTCCTGCctgttggtgttggtgttggcgtcggcggcggcggcggcgttcgtgTTGGTGTCGGCGCCGTGGAGGAATTGCAGGAGCACGGGGCTGTTGCAGCGGGGGCACCGGGGCGGCTCCGACGAGAGCATCACGTACATGAGGCACCGGGGGCACCCCGCCACCACCATCGGCTTggccgcggcggcctcctcctcgtcggaggACACGCAGGAGCTCGCCGGCGACCGAGCCATGCTGGCCATGGATATCAGCTCCTGCCTATCAACCTAGTGCTCGTGTACTACGTCGTTTCACTGTTAGGTAGGTGGGTGCTGTGTACCGGCGACCACTAACAGGGAGAAAGAAAGGGAGGGAGGAAGAGACGGTGTGCCCGTGCTTGGGCTGCGGAAGAATGGTGTGCCACCTTGCTGTATATATATAGCGCTTCTGTTGTGCATCAAGAAGAGGGGGTCACTTGAATGCATCAACAGCGAACGGCTATAATGTTTGCGTCCTCCCCTGTCCCGCTCGACTTTGGTTCAAATACTTCTACTTCTCCttgctctttttcttttcttctccaaTAAGGTTACAAGGGTCTGTTTATAACTGTCTAACAAGTGGATAAAACAGAAATGcagaaataaaacagagcactGAAAACAAACTGAACTAGAGAAATACATGTACCGCTATGTGTTTCCCTTCGCTAAAATTAAGGGTGAAGAACCAAAATATCCGCAAAGACACAGTTGACACTTCACAACGGAGGTGGTCATAAATAGTGTCACTGCAGGAGTAGTTGGCCACAGAACAGAACTAGAGATAACTACTCCCTCATAAGAGCGTAGCGCtgtcaaaaatgctcttacattatgggacagacgGAGTAAATGATATTTAGGCTTGTGCTCTCGGAATCACTCAAAATAGATTTAGTTATACAACAGCTGAGTCGTGCCAAAGTAAGAGCCAACTAACGATTCACACGCTCTATCTGAACTTCAAATTCACCAGAATAGAAAAACAGACAGATATTTTATCTGTTCAAATATATCACTATATAGCAGACAAGCCTTTGTACAGCACTGCCGCCACTATGGCTACTTTCTCGATCCCAGTTACAATCCCACTagagattccaaaagtccattgcCAAAGGAAATTAAAACAAAAAGGAGATTTCGTTTGTTGCCCACCTGTGGTGCCATTTCCGGTTGCTCGCCCTGTGTGAACAAACATATTTCCAGGCCCTTCCATCTTCCACCCATTAGGATAGGGCAACATCTAACAACTCCACGAAACCAGACACGGCCTCAAGCCTTTGCCACCTTGACTGTCTCACAAGGCAGAGGCTGCAATGCCAAAAGAAATATTATTCAGAAAAAATGTGCAAGGAGAAAGAAATTCTTCGCAGTATTGATGGTCTAAAAATATTCTGTACAGTACTCCTGGCACATCCTTATCGTCCAAAGAACATTAAGTGGCACACTGAATACAAAATACTGCAGCTACATTAAGGTTTCCTAGCAGGAATTTATGGCGCGTATGAATGGAGATGAATGCAGCTTAAATAACGGGCATAAATGGAGGACAGGAATTTTGGAGCATGGTTCCACGCGCACCCGTTAGAACAGTAAATTCGAAAGAAAAAAATACTaggaaaaataaaatagaaaactgaTATATTTTTTTTGTAACATGCATAGTCTACCGTGTACTCGCATATGAACTTTCACGAAGAAATGACATCGTCGTATTccgggcaaaaatgacaaaatcgaaGCTATACTAAAAAAAACACTGTTTGATGAATGGTAAGGCCCTGATTGTATTTTCTTCAATAAGGATACCAGGGGTGTGTCATTACTTCACGAAACTTCGCACGTGAGTAGAATGGTCGATCAAGTTTGATACCCCAAAATTccagaactttttttaaaaaaattattgtatTTTTTTTCTGATTTTACTATTCACGTGGCATAAATGGAGCACTGTGTTATCTTGTGGGCAGGACTTGAATGGGGGGTGGGATGGAGACCACTCTTGCTTGAATCAATGAAGAAAGATGGACTACTCCTACCAGCCAGGCCAGCTACGAGTTTACAGACACACGCCAATCTCAAGAAACTGGGCTCATAAGAACCGTATTAATGCCGGCTTGTGCAGGCATTCAGTTCAGCCCAGCTTGGACTCAGGGGCGTGCATTTCCAAGTGATGCTGAGCCGGGCTGTGCTAAGTTAAGGCTCATTTTATTGAAGCTGCTGTACTGGAAGATGCCAAATCTTTAATGAGACCACAGTCATCATCTAGCACTTGATTGGACTTGTACTTGTACTTCAAACTCTAATAAGAGGGGAATTCCTCCATTGAATCTGCCCAAAACCACAATAATGTATACTACTCTAAGACACCGACGAGACAACAATCTATGCTCCTAtttatcaaaaaaataaaattaataTCTCCTCACGGAGGCAATGAGAAGCTTCGTTCCGCGACATATTATCAGTATTCACTATTCAGATTATCTCGTATTTTATAGGGCTTGTCTAGTGCTGAGATTACAGAACAATTGTACACATACTGTACTGCCCTACACCAGTTAGGAGTCATGTGCTATGAAATGCTTTACAAAATGCCCATCAAAGCAGTGGTACTCACTACTCAGCCATAGGCCTAAAAGTCCTACGGAGAAACATAGATATATGAGCTCCTTGCGTCCGATTCCTAACATTTGAATGCTGTGAAGTGAGCACCCAGATTTTCCCATAGCTAAAGCAAGCCAAAAATTGGTTGTGGGTGGCTAATACGCTGAAAAAACATTTATGCAAATGCCTCGTCTTAAGATTCATTTACGAGTATAAACAAGTTGGACTCTAGTCAAGGATAGCATAACAAAACTGAACTTGCCCATACCTCACGAATATTTACCTACGGCAGTCACTGTTCTGTACAGGAACACACATAACTGAGTAAGCTTCGTCTGCTGCAAACTTGCAATGACAGACTGAGCCCTTAGCGCCAGTAGAACTGTTGCTGACTGTCGGCAGCTCTTAAAAAAATGCAGCAGAAGCCAGGCAGCTCATGCTTACTGCACTGTAAGATTCCAGACCCAACTTTTGGGTCGTCCACAAATTGCCGACATGTAATGCGAGAACATGGTTTGTTCAACGACACTGTCATTTCAAACAAAAGAATATTAGTTACTCTGTAATACTGCTTTCAGAAACGACAAAAATTATCATGACTAAGCAAACTTCCTTTTCCTATTAAATCATTATTGATAAAATTATGGACAGACAATTAATGATAGAAATATAAACATGATTTCTGTGTATTTATTAGCATCCGCAGAAGGTAGTGTTACATTTTCCCACAGGCATACAACATACCTTGTCAGGTAAACCCCGGCAGAGCTCACACAAAGCAGCTCGGGAGTGCATACCGTTAAAAGTTGGTTACAGGTTGTCAGTTGTCATCAGCGTCTTGATTCTCATCACCATCGCTAAAATCAGAATCACTGGAATAATCCGAGTCCCCAGTGCTTACAGAATCAGAAACCTCTCCTAGAACTTCGAATGAATTCCAATCAGGAGGAAATATTCTCTGAAGTGCTTCAGTTAGTGCGCCTCCAGTCATCTCAATCTTGTGAAGCCATTTTGACCAGTGAACAGCAGTACGCATATCAACAGTCAAATCGTTCTCAAACATTTCTCTACAAACACTCAAGATTCCTGTGTAGGTGCTTCCCTCCATCACAGTTGCCCTTGAGAGAAGTGAAGTTACCAGGCAATGATAAGCAGCCTCATCAGGCTTCAGCCCCGCCAGTTTCATCTCTTCAAAACATTTCAATGCTCTGTCTGGAAGCGACGCCCTTGCCCAGCCTTTAATCAAGGTAGTATATGTCTTGAGATTAGGTTTCAGTCCGACATCTGCCATCTCATCTATCACCGTTTGTGCCCTCTACAATAAATCATTTAATTAAGATAAATCAACGGATAGTGTGCAAAGAAACACCCAATAGAAATATTTATCCATTCGCAAATTCTAATTCTGATAAGATGAAGCCATATAGGATAAAGTTCATTGTACTAGAAAATGTGTAGTCATGATTGTCACAAGGAATTGTACTATCCTTGTCGGTCTATCTCCAGCATCCAGTAACAATAGGCTACAAATTAATAATGCAAAAAAAATTGTACCTGCATGTCTCCTGCTTTGCAGCATGCATTTATGTAGGAGGTATATGTATGAATGTTCGGTGGGACTCCATCTTCTTTCATCTGCTTCATTAAGTCTGCTGCCTCCCAAACATCTCCCCTCCGAGCCCACCTAGAGAAAAAGGTCAGTGATTATAGACAAGCAAAAGGAATTGCCTAAAATACTTTGTGAAACAGACCATAAATTATTCTGCAGTATGCCCACGCAAAATACTGTAGAACTAATTCAATAAAGAACTATCATGATAGTTTCTTCATCTCTCTGAATTAGAACTTGGCTTACTAGTTCTACAAGCTCCACTAGTCATGAAATGAATACAGGTTACCTGAGTTACTGAGCCAGCCAACAAATAATAACCCAGCAGAACTGTAGGAGAACAAGGTTAACGGATATTGGTCAAAGAGCTTATCTAGAGTACCTACCCATCAATCAGAATGTTATATACAAATGTATTCCTTGATATCTTCTGAGAGCTCATCTCACGGGTGACTGCTAAAGCACTCTGCATTCTCCCTGATTTGCAACAGGCCCTTAGCAGCGTCTCGTAAATGTAGACATCAAGTTTTAGACCACCCTCTTTGATCTTCGTGAAATATTCAAATGCCTTTGCGATATCCCCAGTAGCAGCATAACCTCTCATAATGATTGTGTATGTATGTTCATTTGGCGTAATACCAGCAATATACATCTTGTTAAGCACAGAAACGGCCCTTTCAACCTACAAGACAAGTAAAGAAAATGACAACAGCGCATGGTTTAAGTTTCAAGAGCTACGATGTATTTGAAAAATACCTGGTTCTTTCTAATTAGCCCATGGATAAGAGCATTGTAAGTCATTACAGTGGGAGCACAACCACTTCGTCGCATCAAATCAAGAATATCCAGAGCCCTTTTCATATCTCCAGCAACTGCAAACCCCTCTATGATTGGCCTAAATGCTCTATTCGATGGTTGCATTCGTTCTTTCTGCATTTTTTCCAGAATGCGAATAGCTCGATCCATATTTCCCATCTTACAAAATGCTTCTATCAGCAAATTGTATATGGCACGATCAGGCTGAAGACCGGATTTTAGCATTTCCTCAAATATGCGGAAGGCATTTGTGAAGTCGTGTAAATGGATAAATCCACTGATCAGCATAGAGTAAGTTTTGTTGTTATGCTTGATTCCATATGACTCCATTTCTTTGCTAATAGCTATAGCTTTAGCGACCTTACCAATCTGTAAGAAAGCATACCAAAGCGGCATCAGCGACTGTCATCATAGAGTGCAATGCAACATGCACAAAAATGATGCTCATATATTGTTGGTCTATACTGTAGGGCtagatattttttttctttttacatttttgtTTCATTTACCTAATTGCATGTTGAAACTATGATTTGTGAACATGCTAGAGAGTACTGGATGTATAAGACATTATGAAGCAGATAAGTTCATCAATAACTATCAAGCACGTAATAGCTTTATCAACTTTACGGCCCCAGCCTGGGACAATTCCTCAGATAACATCACTTGCACATTATCTGAACAACAGTTGCACTTCAAATATCTTACATAAGAAATCTTTCTTCCATTAAAGCTGCCAGACACTAGTATAAAGAACAAAGAGCAAcagaaagcaaaagagaaaaccCTAATCAGCTAGTTTTACACATTTAACACAAAGGGAAAAAGATAGTAAAAGGCTTTTTTGCGGGGAAGTAAAAGGCTATTCCGCAAGGCAGCAGGCAGCGACCCACGCAGGCAATGAAAAAATTGGAAAGGTATAAGCTAGAATTTTACCTTGACATACAAATTAATAAGGCATCCATAAGAAATTATTGATGGTGTAAAGCAACATTCCTGCAAAATGAAAAGTAAATAACCAGATCAAAAAGGATGTGACACAGAATACTTAATCCACCCCAAACCCAAGAGCTTCAAAATGTATTGTAGGTTCAGGAAGGAGAAAACAATAATGTAAGAATGCCAGCCAGCTCAATTAGCCATGAGATGTCATTTCCCACTATAGACTATACCTTCAGCCTTTCAAACACAATTAGACATTTCTTTTCATCTTGAATGATAGTATATCCATGCATCATACTGTGATATGCATCTATGGGAGCATCTATTCCATCCTCTTCCATTTCACGGACCAGCTCTTCAGCTCGATCCATATTGCCAGACTGGCTGCGAAAATTACATAGACTTGAGTGCTAGATCGATACTATATGAGCAACAAGCTGCCATGACTACATGGCTCAATTAGGTAACATACTAGCATCATAATCATTTCCCATATAATAGTTATCTCCATTTGAACTTTGAAGGGCCTGATGAATCTGGTAACACTAACCAATGGGCATGGATGATGTTGCTATATATGATCCCGTTGAGATCCCCTAGGTTGGTTTTAGCCTCTTTGAACAAGTTGTCTGCAGATCTTCGAAAACAAGAGAAAAGATATTAGCAAGAAGCCATCTTGGGCTGAGAAATAGAGACATGAAAAGTCAAGTGACATGGTACATAAAGAAAATGTCTGAATCTGTCAAATGCAGAAGTATTGTTATAAATATCAGAAGTTCTGAATAAAGCAGATAAGGAGCACATAGAGCATGGCTCCAATTGACTGAGGGAGGAGGAAGGGTAGGGGGTTGGTTACTCACTGAGCATCATTGATTTTGCCAAATCCTGAAATAAGGATACTGTAAGTAACAATTGTCAGCTCAATGCCCTCAGCTTTCATTTCTTCGACGCATGACAGCGCTCCACGCATATCTCTAGCAACTGCATAAGCGTGAACAAGGCTGCATGAAATGAATTAAATTTAATGGAGGGGAGAAACCAGCAAAGTGAAGCAATCAATCTCTAGCAACACCGCAAATGTAGAAGTATAATAGCAATGTGACTACAACACATTATTGAAggatttttattttatgtttaaaGAGAATTATGACTGGAGCACATTATCTATGCAAAGCTCTAGATGTGACCTTGAGAACCACCTGCCTTTGTATCTCACTATCTGCATCGATAAACATCTTTATTTCACATTGGCAAACTGGCATTAAGGTGGCAGCCTATTCTGTTTCTGGGTCGGTTCACGACTAATATTTCCTCAGTCACCTTTCATTCTGGTACCATGCAgaaacatgttcatgctcaattaGTCAATTTACATGTAATAAGTTTTGCAGTTTGTCTATTTCATAAAGTT
This region of Triticum aestivum cultivar Chinese Spring chromosome 2D, IWGSC CS RefSeq v2.1, whole genome shotgun sequence genomic DNA includes:
- the LOC123055287 gene encoding pentatricopeptide repeat-containing protein At5g04810, chloroplastic, translating into MPMQFLSLPTAPAASPAPHLLPPKPFFLKPLSSSASSSFRRPSQPPPPPHKPSSPPPPPPPPLPLPNPLSSKLWLSSKLSPPPPPPPPPRTRQQHPPPPPVKPEPEPEPEEEEDVDDVDEGFRQKGKVFVGNLPPRARKAEVADFFRQFGPLDKVELVRAHDDPERNAGFCFLYYADAEGQAAEAAAERAAEVDGVDFRGRSLTVRLDDGRKGRARAEDRARWVDHGQGKEPPSPWHHGRDEACREFRRVVESRPEDWQAVVSAFERIPKPSRREFGLMIVYYAKRGDKHHARATFENMRARGIEPNAFVFTSLVHAYAVARDMRGALSCVEEMKAEGIELTIVTYSILISGFGKINDAQSADNLFKEAKTNLGDLNGIIYSNIIHAHCQSGNMDRAEELVREMEEDGIDAPIDAYHSMMHGYTIIQDEKKCLIVFERLKECCFTPSIISYGCLINLYVKIGKVAKAIAISKEMESYGIKHNNKTYSMLISGFIHLHDFTNAFRIFEEMLKSGLQPDRAIYNLLIEAFCKMGNMDRAIRILEKMQKERMQPSNRAFRPIIEGFAVAGDMKRALDILDLMRRSGCAPTVMTYNALIHGLIRKNQVERAVSVLNKMYIAGITPNEHTYTIIMRGYAATGDIAKAFEYFTKIKEGGLKLDVYIYETLLRACCKSGRMQSALAVTREMSSQKISRNTFVYNILIDGWARRGDVWEAADLMKQMKEDGVPPNIHTYTSYINACCKAGDMQRAQTVIDEMADVGLKPNLKTYTTLIKGWARASLPDRALKCFEEMKLAGLKPDEAAYHCLVTSLLSRATVMEGSTYTGILSVCREMFENDLTVDMRTAVHWSKWLHKIEMTGGALTEALQRIFPPDWNSFEVLGEVSDSVSTGDSDYSSDSDFSDGDENQDADDN
- the LOC123050706 gene encoding protein GL2-INTERACTING REPRESSOR 1-like; translated protein: MASMARSPASSCVSSDEEEAAAAKPMVVAGCPRCLMYVMLSSEPPRCPRCNSPVLLQFLHGADTNTNAAAAADANTNTNRQDSKS